TCTTTATACTGCTGTACGTGCCTCCACATGGACTCTTTCTGCTTGTTCAGGCTGGGCGTCATCTCCTCGTACACGTCAGTAAACAGCAGTTCGGGATTGGGCTTCAGGCGTTTCTCGGCCCTCTCGAAAGCCTCCATCACCGTCTTACGGGACTGCTTCCGCCAGCTCCTCTCGTCGTCCTCGCTCCACCAGCTGCGGGCGTTCATGTAGTGTCTCAGCCTGGAGATGGGATGGTCCTGCTTGTCCCAGTAGTTCACCTCGTCCACCGAACGGTAAGCTGAGCTGTCGTCACTGGTGCTGTGGTGGCCAATCctgaagaaggagcagaagTATGTTTATTCAGTTGgcacattttctgcagctcctcataaaaaacgcacacacagtcgCACTATTACAGCCACTGGTTTTACTCTATATCCTTGGCTCTGCATgttaattagcattttaattaTAACTGCAGATAATGATGAATCATGACCATGACGGTCTGCgactcttgtttttgtcttatttgtcCACAATACAAATTAAGTTCCTTATGGAAAATAAAGTCATTTGAATGAGTTTCTACTTTATTCAGGTATTTATTTTCTAGTTATTAGTTCCAGTTCTTCTTGTGTTGCTTCCTTTTGATTTGTGGGTAATGATCATAATGATAAATCAGTCAGGATGATGAGACACAGAACGGTCAAACATCAGCTCACCTGTAAGTCATCGCCTCAATGAGGAAAGGCTGGTTCTCAGCCACGGCCCTGCGACGCGCCTCCTTTGTCGCGTTGTACACAGCAAACACGTCGTTCCCATCGACGCGGATCGATAGCATGCCATAACCGGGACCACGAGCAGCTGTTCAAtcagagaaagagtgaaatgtgttcatcagagcagctgaggatATCGGGTCGCACGCTGCTGACAGCCACACCGAGGCCTCACCGATGCCGTCCCCTCTGTACTGCTCGTGGGTGGGGGTCGAGATGGCGTAACCGTTGTTCCGACAGAAGAATATCAGCGGGCACTCGAGGGTGGCGGAGAAGTTGAAGCCAGCGTGTGTGTCTCCTTCGCTGGCTGCTCCCTCTCCGAAGTAACAGATCACAGCACGGTTCAGATTTTCTCTCTTCAACGCATACGCAGCTCCAGCCGCTGAAACAGACATCATGCATGAGTGCACGTTTACAGGTGGAGGTACGCACCGGGCTAACAGACTGGACAGGTTGACACACAGGTGTGCAGCTCACCCTGGGGAATCTGAGTGGCCAGGGGGGAGGAGATGGTGACAAAGTTCAGGTCTTTGCTGCCATAGTGGACAGGCATCTGCCGGCCCTTGCCGAGGTCGTCGGCGTTGGCGTAGCACTGAGCCATGAACAAATCCAGAGGAAAACCGCGGTACATCAGCACTCCTGCAGGGCCGCACAGCGATTATTACACCGTTACTCACAAGACAAGAAGAGAAGAGTGAGGCAGACAGGAGGGCACACAAGGTGAGACCTGCAGCAGGGTTAAGACTGCTAGCTTCATTTTACACTGACATCATGGGTGGCAAACAAACATCACTGGTCATGTGATTGTGCACCACAGCAAGCACtggcacaaaaacaaatgaatgctgATAACCTCAACAGAAATGAGATGCAAAtacaaaagtgatggaaaatgCCTTGATCCTGTCATAACCCGGTATCAAAAAGGGAAATGTGTCAGGAAAAAACATCTAAAACCACAGACCATCTGATCCTTACCAGCTTCTCTGTATTGACCAAAGACCAAGTCGCTCGGGTCAAGAGCAGCAACACTGCCAATGTGCGTCCCCTCCTCACCATAGTTGGTCATGTAGAAGGAGATCCGACCCTGTGACGGAGACAAGTCAACACCCCGTCACTAACAATCTTCAGCTGTTCTGTGGTTAcaccaggaagaggaaaaagaggaagaacgCACCTGTCTCTGAGACTCATAGAGAATGCGGTCCATTGTGTTCAGCAGAGTCATCTTCTGATAAAAGTTGAGAACTGTCTCTTTGGAGAGCTGAGCGGGGAAGAAACACACCAAACAACCAATAAATGAACCTGGGGTGTCAGGACTGGAGGTCATGGTACCACCAAGCGCAGGTGCACGCAGGCTGGCTGTACCTGAGGGTCTTCAGAGGGGTTGATGATGTTGCCCTGCCTGTCCATCACCCGGTACACTGGGATCCCAGAAATGACATTGGGCTGGATGAACTCGAGATGATCCACAAACTCGGCAGAGGCTCCAGGGAACTGCGGCTTTTCCAGCGACGAGTCAAAAGGCTGCTGCCGCTGCACGGCCTGACACATTGAATACAAGCATTATTTATTAATAACGTCACCGTGGCTGTGACTGAAGCAGACACCATGACGGGGGATTCATCTTTCTCTTAATAACgccacacacagaaaactgtgcagctgctctgctgagacTTTGTGCATGACATATTACAAAAAGCGACTTCACTGGAGTAAAGACACGTTTCCTGTTTTAGAAAATCTCTGCAACAGTTGACATTTTAATTGTGTAAATCACAGATGGTATCATCTGTCATTTCACATGTTTAAGCATTTAACAGGATGATGAGATGTTGTCCTAATTCCATACTAAGACTGTATTTTCAAGAATATGTAGTACCATATCTTTGCATCATTTACTACTATTaataccactactactactagtattATCTAGTGGGATTAGCATCAATGCTTCAGTAACTTAAATTGCAAAGCATTGTTTTTATACAGTACAGATGtttgattttaatatttaaatatatttgaaatcatcaaaatgtatttaataatAAACCATATTTGCAGATTCAAAGTGCGGATGTGTCACTGCAGTAACCTTTGCAGGAATATACAAAATTAAGCACTGAGAGTAAAGTGAagaatattttccttttttgccaCTTTTCATTTTACTTGACTTCCACATCACTGTAATTTTAATTAGAGATATTTCAACGTCTGGTTGGTCTTTTCTTATTACGCCCCTTGTTCGACCAATGGGAACGCAGCTAGCTAAAACGCTAGCCGGCTAGCTTCCTAGCTAGCTACCTGATCTTCggagacacaacaacaaacacaaggtGCACCTGAGCCTGTAAAGTCACAggtgacattttcaaacataTATGTTCACACATATGTGGCACCTTATGTCGAGTTTACGATGCTGCGTTGGAAAAGCAGTTTTTAAGGCGACGTTAGATTCTACAAGGTTGTCAGTTAAGCTAGCTGGCTCACAACCCATCGCGATAACTGAAGAAGTCAAGCAACGCGTTGTGAATCCTTGAATGAATCCCCAGCTCCAATCCGAGCCTAAACATAACAATTTAAACTTTACACGGACACCTCACCGTGGCTGACAGGTGAACTTACGGTGACACTGAgggctctgtgctgcagcacccTCGACGCCTTCAGTCCTGCCGTCTGACGAACAGCATGGAAACATATTCCATACATTTTGTTCATACTCCTCACAGCCGCCATCTAAACGGTCCACAGTCTCCTGATTTGACTGAAATACCCCGACAAGAATCTTAAActttacagtaaatatgttaGACTTATGCGACAGAACTCGTCTCCTGCAGCCCTAGCCGCAATCACGCTAGCCAGGTTGGGTATCTGACCTAGCCAGATGTAGCATCGTCAAGTCGACCGCAATAAAAATGACATCCGGTCAAACCTTCAAATTAAAGCTCAAAGTGACCCTCGGAACGGCGGTTAGAATGAAGTCAAGTCCGTTTTTAGCGATTAACCCGATTTATGTTACACATCATTAACCATTTATCCCTAATAATAGTGGTTCCTTTCATCCAATATGCTCTCGCGTTTTATGACGTTATTTTAAAATCATACTTGTCTTTAGAGTCGAAAGTGCTTTAGAAATATTACATATAAATTTATGATTATTTTTATCTTGCTTAATCATCTAACTTCTTCTATGTTTTATTCCCATTCTAAAAGCATAATAGaggtatatatatatgtctgaAGGGCTCATGTGCAGACAACTTCCGGTATAATCAAGCTTGACCAGTCGTTGAATCATTTGACACGTGCAGCCGTTTGCACCCGATGACATTTCTCGGCTTGCAGTGATGCTGAATGTCGAGTATTTCTTGAATAAAGCTGTTTCAGTATTCCTCAGCAGCTTGAGCTGCCAAGTCTGCTCTGACTCACCTTCCTCATAAGGCTGCTCTGATTATTAACAATACCCTCACCTGTCGTCTCTCTGTAGGTGTCGAGTGAAATATTCAGTCTGTGCAAAGACACACGGAACCAGTTTGGCTGGAACAGATTGGGAGCATGCCAATTTACAACTATGTCACAGCAGATgtccagaaaagacaaaaataccAAACGGATATTTAAAACCTCTattgaaaacattaaaattagCTTGCAGTTTCACCTCAGTGGGAAGATGTTGTGCTGGTTTTAACAGTTTTTCTGTAGGAAAATCTGCATATCCGCCTGATCTGGCAGAACGTGTGACCTCTCGTGGCTGACCGTGTCCCCCGCTGTGGAAAACACCCTCTCCCGCGGAGTAGACGACGCTTGGACGCACAGGTATGAGCCGGAGAGTTCGGACAGGAGAGGCAGCGTGTCTCGTCTCTCCCACCACCAGGACAGGGCGTCCTCTGACGTGGGTGCCGCAGGCAGGTTTCGGTACAGCTGAATTTCTCGCTGGACTCTTTCAGGTGTTGACGGGGTCTTCTCCGCTGCTGCGCTGCTCTTCAGAGCGCGGTCCTCCTCCTCAAACAGCTCCTCCAGGGCGGATAACCTCGGCCTTTTGGGAAACGGAGCCTGAAAAAACGAACAGAGCGTTCAACACGAGGATTAAACAGGACAAAAGTTTGTGTGAGGTGGATGGCGTTACCTCATCTGAACACTCTTCATCATTGTGGTCAGCCATATCATCAGCACCACAGTCCTCTTGCAGGAGTCTGCGTTCCTCCTTATTTGACACCTGAAGAGATTATAACACAATGACATGGATGAGTCCAAAAAGGGCAGCATGTCACCTCATCCCCGGGACAtttacaagaagaagaagaagaagaagaagaagaagaagaagaagaagagacatcTCTGGGATAAAAACGCTggcacagaaagagaaaactgtACCTCTGAGGTCGAGTTTGAAACccaaactgcagcatttttcaCCCTGTCCCAAATCTCATCTGAGTCAACTCTGTTCTTGAACCTTGGATCCATGGCGCTCGACTCCTGAAGGAACATCCAAGTGTCATCAtcctgaaataaaacacacaagcttTGAGCAGAATCTGAGGACGGAGGATGGAGTCTGGACTGACACTGAACCCTTTAACCGATTAAACCATCAaatcacaagtgaggatggaagTAATAGAAACACCTGCGCAGTACCACAAGTTGCCCAGAAGATGTCCCCATTCTGACAAAggctgagaaacactgaaccCTTTTCAACAGCAGCGCTTCAGAACAACTTCACCAGCTGAACGTGATGTCTGATCGTACCCTGTAACACGTCGACAGGTCAGCCCAGACTTTCCCCTTCAGTGTGGCTGTGAACGGAGGGTCCTCATCCTGGCTCTCAAAGTGGGCCTCCAGCTTTTTCAGGATGGGAAATATCTGACTACACGTCGGACTCTTGTCGGCGCACACGCACAGAGCAGACGTGTACAGAGGCTTCATGAGCCGGACGAACTCCACCGCCTTCTGGTGATCGTCGTCCGTGAGCGTTTCCAGCCTTCGAAGCAAAACGATGACCAAGTTATTTCTACACAACAAATACTGCATTCtagttttccattcatttccattaCCGTTTCTCCTCAGCACACGGTTTGAGCCGTGGATCTGCGACGGTGGCCTGTATGGCAGCGTACTGCTCCACAAACCTCTCCAGCATGAGGTACAGAGAGTCCCACTGAGCGCGGACGTCGAGCAGGACGGGCTGCTGACGGAGATCTGGAAGGCGGACACAGGtctgacctttaacctcttCCATGCAGTGTAATAAACGGGCCAAAAGAAAGGTGAGAGGAAAGCATGTACTCACTCAGAAGCTGCTGTTTCTCCTGAAGGACTGTCTGAGCTGCAGAAAACTGTCGGATCAGCACGACCACAGCTCTGATGTTCGATGCCCACGTGGCCTCAGAGCTGCCGGTGCACACCTTCTGTGCGGCGACACTGAGTATATGAGCAAAGCATCTCAGTTTCCTGAACTGCGCTTTCTCAATGGAAGCGTCCACACTGAAGGCGTTATCCAGCGTGATGGCGACAACTTTGTCTCTGACGCCAAACTCCTGCAGTATGTCACCGATCTGCTCCGCCATCACCGCGTCGCTCCGCGCGCCGTCAACTGGCATCGTACGCAGCACTTTCtgcttcatctctcctctcatgACAAAGTGCAAAGTGAGCGTCAGGTAACGGTGAGAGGCTAAGCTCGTCCAGCAGTCGCACGTCACCGCAGCCTTCGACGCGTGAAGCAGCTCTTTGATGACGTGCTTCTTCTCCACAGAGTACCATGAAGGCATCAGCGTGTTTACGAGCTGATCGCTGGAGGGCGGGTGGTACTTCGGGTTTAGCTTTTTTGCCATCTCtctgaatgaaagcagaaatgtgaaTATGAGTGGATGTAAAAAATCACATGCGTGGAGCCAGAAACAGGTTCATAAAACCTACTGAAACCACGGCGCCTCCACTGTGGACATGGGGTGCAGTCCTTTCACCAGGTATGCGGTCACGGCCCTGTGGCACTCCTCCGTCCTTTGCTTGCACAGCTTCTTCCTCTCAGCCAGCGTGAAGGAGGCCGTGACAGCAGACACTGCAGCTTCTTTCAGGTTACTGTCTGCGCTTGCGACATCGGTCGGACTTTCTGGATGAAACATAGACGGGACAAAGATGAGCCATGAGGCCGGTGACTTATCGATTCATAACGTTCTCCAGCAGGCCTCTCAACAGATTCCACATGTAAGCCAAATGACACTTACGAGTTCCCAGGCTGCTTCTTATTATCTCCACGCACACTGAATCCCAGACCTCCTCTGCACTGACTTCTCCAGCGAAGGACTCGGGCAGGCCCTTAATTTCAATCCCTATAAAAATGTATGAGAGTTACTAATAGGACTGTGTGAGATCAAACACAAATTCTAGAGACAAAACACTATCGACTGGAGTCTAAATGTCAGAAAGCACATGTACCCACACAGAGACCAAGCCATCCTCACCCGCCATGTTGAAAATCCCCTTCTCATAAAGATCCATCATGACTAAAGACAGACTCTCGTGACGAGTGAGAGCCTCAAAGTGGAGGTATGCCTGAAGCACCTCCATCCCACATGGAGCTTTGTCACCGATCGTCCGTTCCAGCACCTCCACCACTCCACCATCAGCAGCGTGACTCTGAAAAGCAAGGACGCAGACGGAAACGAACATTTTCAGGTTTGAATCCCACTGAGGACAAAAGCACATTGTGGTTTGGGTCCTCCGGGACGCACCTTGACTGAGTCTCGCAGGAGCATGCACAGGTGCAGACTCAGGATGACGTGGTTGTTGTAGTTGTGGAGACCCTCGCTCCACTCCTGGTAGTGGTAGACCATCTCACAGTCTGGACACTTTCTGAAAAACGTGGAATTATCTGGAAGACAGGGACAGATGTCTCAAAGGGACTGTCAAACCAACAGAAGAGAGCGGTGGGACTCGGGCGTGCTTGCTGACAAACCTTCCATCACCCCCGTCAGAGAGACGACTCGAGCTTTGTTGGTGATCAGCACCGGCTCCGTTAAGGACACCTGACCGGGACACTCCTGGCAGACCCTTTCAGCTGGAATCAAATGCTTTGAAAAGAGAATATCTGGCTCAAACTGGGCGATGTCCTCTGGAAACGTGGGGGGCAGCTTCTTTTGGTTGTAAATGTACTTGGCCATCTGTTTCAGTCCTTCTTCCTCCAGCGCAAACACACTTCCAGCTGACTTTTCTGCGGAGGCTTCTGCAGGTGAGTCTTCCATCAGCTTAGCGACACTCAGCGGCGCATCCTGTCTGGCATCTGAGGAAAACAGCTCTTTGTTGGTCTGGAAGAGATACCATTTGGATATGCATTtgtgcaaacaggaaattctcCCTCGAGAACAATCGCAATGCCACAACCGTCCTCTGATATTATATGTCACGAATAATCTGCCTAACTTGCTGTACTGTGACGCTTTGGgctcaaacacagacaaatacagGCAATGGCTTCCACCAAGATCCACAAGAGCAACAAGCGGCGCCGTGCTCTGGGTGGCTTGGTCGCAGTAGTTCAGGCACTTTGCCCCCATGTCCTTCCCGATCCATTTATTGGCAATCAGTTCCTCCAGCACGGCGGGCTTCAAGTCGTCCCTGCTTGCACGAGTGAAACAAAAATCCACAGAGCGCAGATGAGGGCACTGGCTGTCAGGCAGGCCACTCCTCCTCCGAAAATCTGAAATAACCTCGCATCGATCTTCTTCGCACACCATTTTGTGCACGCTGCCTGATCTCTTTTTAATGACGTGAACGGGGACGGCAGTGGCCTTGTAAGACTTTGCTACAGCGTACACCCCATTGTGAGGGTCGATGCACTGATTTCTGAGATGGTCTTTAGCTGTTATGTCCTTCTCAGAAATTAAGTGTTTCCTCAGTTTATGCTTCCTTAGATTCTTTTTATGTAAGTACAGGTTGCACATTggacatttgatttttttccgTACTGTTCTGAATATTTGTCCCGCTTGCTTGATGGGGTTGTCTGTTAAAGTGGATGGGTGGAGCGCTGGAGGTGTAAGCTGGCCGGGTGGGTcgggtggagcagcagctgtagcTGTTGGTTCAATGGGGCGGTTAGGTGAAGCTGGACACTGGCCTGATGTGCGTTTTGTTTTAACAGAGGGGTCGGGGGAAGCAGGATGCCGGTCTGCGGTGGATCGAGGCTGAGCAGGGGGCTCGGGGGGAGTAGGACACTGTCCCATCGTGATCGTCTGCTGTGTAGCGGGAGTGAGGTTGAGCAGGAGGATGGCACACTGGCCGAATGTGGCGGCTGGCTGAGCAGGAGCGCCAGGCGGAGCAGCAGACTGgctgcctgttgctgctgctgttggcttttGTGCCTCCAGACATTTGTCCATATGGCTTTCAAACTGCTTCCGGGTTATAATCGTCTTTGCACAATACGGACAATGAAAATGCCTTTCTCCTCTGCATGGCAGGTGACACGAATGAATATCAAACtctgtaaagaaaaaacaaaatccatgAAGGTGGATGTAAcctcacagaggagcagcttcacATTACTGACTGGATAAGCGATCGGTAAATACTTCAGGTTTATCTGACCTCCATGCTGCAAAGCCCTCATTCTGTGGATTTCCACATGTGTCCAAACACTCGCATAGTCTCCTTTGGGCTTGTAGACGGACGGCTGGCAGAAGGGACAGTGGTACAGCCTGCACTCTTTGCACAGCTCCAGACGCATGCGGCCATCTGATCGCCTGCGCACCGTCACATGCGAGGTCCTGGAGATGGGAAGGTTTAacattacaacaacaaaaacttaTACAAACTGACTTTTATTCATCTATTAATCTAGTTAAGTTCAAGCTAAATTTGTCATATTGTTTCATACTGTAACTGCCAGGTTTTAAAATGATGTATACAATTTCACTTTACCCTGTTAGCTGCGATGCAGACTTTGAAAATGCATAA
This genomic interval from Chaetodon trifascialis isolate fChaTrf1 chromosome 9, fChaTrf1.hap1, whole genome shotgun sequence contains the following:
- the bckdha gene encoding 2-oxoisovalerate dehydrogenase subunit alpha, mitochondrial, whose amino-acid sequence is MAAVRSMNKMYGICFHAVRQTAGLKASRVLQHRALSVTAVQRQQPFDSSLEKPQFPGASAEFVDHLEFIQPNVISGIPVYRVMDRQGNIINPSEDPQLSKETVLNFYQKMTLLNTMDRILYESQRQGRISFYMTNYGEEGTHIGSVAALDPSDLVFGQYREAGVLMYRGFPLDLFMAQCYANADDLGKGRQMPVHYGSKDLNFVTISSPLATQIPQAAGAAYALKRENLNRAVICYFGEGAASEGDTHAGFNFSATLECPLIFFCRNNGYAISTPTHEQYRGDGIAARGPGYGMLSIRVDGNDVFAVYNATKEARRRAVAENQPFLIEAMTYRIGHHSTSDDSSAYRSVDEVNYWDKQDHPISRLRHYMNARSWWSEDDERSWRKQSRKTVMEAFERAEKRLKPNPELLFTDVYEEMTPSLNKQKESMWRHVQQYKEHYPLDLYDK
- the LOC139336573 gene encoding uncharacterized protein — protein: MAQACGACGETKWAREQLSGRVEGTSHVTVRRRSDGRMRLELCKECRLYHCPFCQPSVYKPKGDYASVWTHVEIHRMRALQHGEFDIHSCHLPCRGERHFHCPYCAKTIITRKQFESHMDKCLEAQKPTAAATGSQSAAPPGAPAQPAATFGQCAILLLNLTPATQQTITMGQCPTPPEPPAQPRSTADRHPASPDPSVKTKRTSGQCPASPNRPIEPTATAAAPPDPPGQLTPPALHPSTLTDNPIKQAGQIFRTVRKKIKCPMCNLYLHKKNLRKHKLRKHLISEKDITAKDHLRNQCIDPHNGVYAVAKSYKATAVPVHVIKKRSGSVHKMVCEEDRCEVISDFRRRSGLPDSQCPHLRSVDFCFTRASRDDLKPAVLEELIANKWIGKDMGAKCLNYCDQATQSTAPLVALVDLGGSHCLYLSVFEPKASQYSKLGRLFVTYNIRGRLWHCDCSRGRISCLHKCISKWYLFQTNKELFSSDARQDAPLSVAKLMEDSPAEASAEKSAGSVFALEEEGLKQMAKYIYNQKKLPPTFPEDIAQFEPDILFSKHLIPAERVCQECPGQVSLTEPVLITNKARVVSLTGVMEDNSTFFRKCPDCEMVYHYQEWSEGLHNYNNHVILSLHLCMLLRDSVKSHAADGGVVEVLERTIGDKAPCGMEVLQAYLHFEALTRHESLSLVMMDLYEKGIFNMAGIEIKGLPESFAGEVSAEEVWDSVCVEIIRSSLGTQSPTDVASADSNLKEAAVSAVTASFTLAERKKLCKQRTEECHRAVTAYLVKGLHPMSTVEAPWFQEMAKKLNPKYHPPSSDQLVNTLMPSWYSVEKKHVIKELLHASKAAVTCDCWTSLASHRYLTLTLHFVMRGEMKQKVLRTMPVDGARSDAVMAEQIGDILQEFGVRDKVVAITLDNAFSVDASIEKAQFRKLRCFAHILSVAAQKVCTGSSEATWASNIRAVVVLIRQFSAAQTVLQEKQQLLNLRQQPVLLDVRAQWDSLYLMLERFVEQYAAIQATVADPRLKPCAEEKRLETLTDDDHQKAVEFVRLMKPLYTSALCVCADKSPTCSQIFPILKKLEAHFESQDEDPPFTATLKGKVWADLSTCYRDDDTWMFLQESSAMDPRFKNRVDSDEIWDRVKNAAVWVSNSTSEVSNKEERRLLQEDCGADDMADHNDEECSDEAPFPKRPRLSALEELFEEEDRALKSSAAAEKTPSTPERVQREIQLYRNLPAAPTSEDALSWWWERRDTLPLLSELSGSYLCVQASSTPRERVFSTAGDTVSHERSHVLPDQADMQIFLQKNC